The window AGCTCTCACCGTAAATAGCCGGCGAACAAAACAGGTCAGTCTGGTGCAGCAGCTCCAGCTTTTTTTGCTCTGTCACAAAACCCAAAAATTCTACACGGGATATGTGGTGTTCTTTTATGTAAGACTCTAGCTTTTCACGGTCCGGTCCGGTGCCCGCAACAACCAGCCGCACCGTAGGGTCGTCCAGCTTGGCAAAAGCATCCAGCAAGTAGTTGACACCTTTGCGTTTTTCTAGACGGCCAATGTACAAGATCATTTTGCCATCCGCGGGCTCGGGCCGCGCCCGGTGCGGATGGTATTTGGCTAGGTCTATACCATTGGGAATAATCTCTACCGGCTGATGTGTCAAAGAGCGCACATACATGGCAGCTGCATCAGACACCGCCGTCAGGCTGTCTAGATCTTTCAGAATGGACTTGGTGTAGGGTGTGATCACTTTTTCGATGGTGCGCGTCACCACCGTGTCTGGCAGTTTGGCGTGAAAGGTAGCCACGTTGATACTGCGGCTCTTGCCCAGCACCTGCCTGGACAGCATAGGCACCCATGGCTCGTGGAAATGCAGGATATCAAAGTCGTGCTGGCGCAGAATGTCGTCGATCTCTTCTGGGTTGGTACTAGCGGACACCTGGGCCGTGGTATGAAAAGGGTATTTCAGGTCAGTACCGGTGCCAATAAACAAAGTGTCTACGTGGTCCTTGCCACATGGCTCGCGCGAGAGGGGAGTGATGATATAAGCCGTGTGGCCACGTTTCTTCAGCTCAGACTGCATAGCCAGCACCGACTCCTGGACACCACCTCCAGAGCAGATATTGTAAGGACACACGAGCCCGATTCTCATAATTCTAGGTATTATACCAAACCAAACGGCAAAAGCAGGCCATTAACAGGGGTAGGCATTCAAGACCTCAGAGCCTTGCGCAGGGCAGGCGGGATGATAGCTGCCGCCGCTTTTTTGTCTGCGATAACACTGGGGGCATGGTTGCTCATCTTGGACCGCATCATATAAAAGTCAGTGAATATGACCCGCATGTGTTGCTCGACCATATTGTTGTCAAAGTACCTGTCGGCGTCTACCGCCACATGCCAGACAGGCATATCGATCTGTTTTTGGCAGTTATCTATCTTTAGCATTTCTGTCAGGGTGCGCATGTGCGTGCGCACGTCGTTGGCGTGCCACAGAAATATCTCGAAATCCATGGTTTCGCGGAAATCGTCGCCCTGTAGCGATTCGAACTTTTCGCGGGCACCACCCGTACGAGCATACACCGCCTTCAGCACCATTGGGTGCAGGCAGACGTTTCTGAAAAACAGCGCCGGCAACCGGTGCGACAGAAAACGTGCGGTCGTGCGGCCAGTAGCTATACGCCAGCGGCTAATCTTGAAATCGTCGCGGTGCGAAAAGCCCACCACGCTCACCAGCATATCCACCCGCTTGGCCAGGTCAGGGTAGCGCTGCAACATGCGGGTAACCACCACAAACCCAAACGACAATCCAAAAATAGTCACCCGCCGGCGACGATACCGCAGTTTTATAAAAGTTGCCAGATAATCAGCCATGGTATCAATATCTGGCTTTTCACCAATCCTGTACAAACTCTCCATGCCACCAAAGCCAGGCAAGTCCGGCATAGTGATGGCACCGTACTGGTTGAGGTCTTGGATCAGCCCCCACCACCGCTCCAGGCTAGAGTGGTGGCCGTATATAAACAGCAGCTCGCGCGTTTTGTTTTTGGGTGCAGGCATACGCATCATGCGGCCCTGCATGCCATTGATGTTCATAGGTACGATAAAGTCAGCCGGATTTTTTGGGGGACGTGCCATGTCTAAAAAAACTTTACGGTACAAAGCGGCGTTTAGGCAAGTTAAATGTCCTATATCCACCCCTTATTGAAGAAAAGGTGACTATCTTGTAAAATTTACAGGTAATCATACACCGATGGGGCGTGGCCAAGTGTGAGAACAGCCCGTGGCTGTTCTCAAGGACCTTGACTGATTTGAAACTTGTTTCAAGTAAGTCAATGTCGGGGGCGCGGAACGTGCCAAAGCACTGGTTTTTGCAGACGCACACTTAACAAACTATGATTACACATGACAATGGGGCGTGGCCAAGTGGTAAGGCACCAGTTTTTGGTACTGGCATTCGCAGGTTCGAATCCTGCCGCCCCAGCCAAATTTTGCACAAAAGTCAATTTTATACTACATCTTTTAAACTCGGTTTCGATATGAGAAAACCCAAGCAAATACATGTTGAGCAGACTATCCAGGGCACTGTCGCAACCGCAGGAGCAATTCACCCTGCACTAGGTGGCATCGTAGGTGTTGCGGCAGCACTTTTTGGACCCGCCCTAGTACGGCGCATTGGTCGAGTTGAAGAAATTCTAAACGAAGTAAGGGCGGACCCCGAACTATTTACGGCGGATTTGCTTGCAAACGAGCAGTTCCAGGATGGAATGGTCCTTTTTATCGAAACATATATCCGTGAACGAAACGAGGAAAAACTACTAATAATGAGACGAGTCTTCAAGGGTTTCGCAAAAGCTCCCAGCTTGAATGAATTCCCTTTAGAAGAGATGACGGATTTAGTGAGCAGGCTACGTTTTGGCGATATAAGTCTATTTAAGCTGGCTTTAACCCAGGCAGAGCAACACAAAGAACTAAGGCCCCCAGAAAGAGAAAGGGGTTTCAAGCTAACTGAGCACCCCTTTAATGTAAGTAGACTGATTTATTTTGGATTGCTAATGGAAGACAGACTACAAAATGGGCCTCAAGTACGCGAATCTACCGACCCAGGCTTCCTATACGTTTTTATATCCCCCCTGGGTTGGCAGTTTGCGAAATACCTCACTAAAGATTTTAATCTACCGCAAATTCATACTATCAGCAAAGATCCATCATGACCTTGATAGTCGGGCTAAGAGGTATTGGCAAAAGTTACCTTGCTGCTGATTCGAGAGTCACTAATGTAGTTACAGGCAATTCTAAAGACGATGTCTCAAAGTGGACAGGCTTTGGCAAACAAGATGCATGCGTTGTTGCGGGAAATGCACTAATGGCCGCATTCGTATGCGAGGAGCTCCGCCAGCTCGCAGGGCCGGACCCAACTTACGAAAAAGTGAAGCAGGTATTTGATACTAAGCTAAAAAGTGTTGCCAAGCGTTTTAACACTACAACGGGAAACTACGCAAGCTGCGTCATCATGCTGGCAGGTTATAGAAGCTCCGAAAAAGATACGTTTGATGCTGCAAAAATTGGTGAAGTAATGGCCGCAGGCGTTAAGAGACGTGACGAGGGCATTACCGTCCATCAGTCGATTGATAAAGAGATCATCAAGGGCATGAGTTATACAATGACTATGGCAGAGATACTGGGCAAGCAAGTGGGCAAGGGCACACGTGTCACCGTAGGACTACCTCGTTCAGAACTCACAGCCTATGAGGTAAAAATACAAGGCGACGGCATAGAAGTTGTCACAACCGAAGCCGACACATTTGAAGCGTTAATTTACGGTGCAGATACTGCAGTCCGCAGGCTTGAACTTCCTATCGACAGAATTTCAGACATATTCTTTCGTGATGTAAGCAATCAGAAAGGAGAAACGATAATCCAAATTGATGGAATTCATTTCATAGCCTTTATTAATGGCACTATCAAAGAAAGAGGTTATAACAATGTGGGTGGCAATGTCATCCCGATACTTGTCACCCCAACCTCAGTTATGATCTCTTCGGGTACTGTCGGCCGTATAGATCTCAGAACCGGCAAACCAGAGGTATTGAACGAAGTAAAAGTAATTAGTGGAAAGATGCACTTCAAAGATAAAGTTGGCGACTTTAAACCGTACCGAACCCTCCAAGACATAAAAGAAAGTTCAGGGCTATCGTTAGACCATCAAATCTGATATTCCTCTTCATCCTCTGCGAGCAGTAAAAAAAGCTCTATGAGATCATCACCAATCTCCCGGATTTCTTCCATGTTGTAGATTGTATGATTTTGTTTTTCTAGAATCTTTTTGAGTTCTAGGTAGGATTCCTCAGGGATATTACTCATCGTTCGCCACCCCTATAAAAGGTTTGGAATAAGTTCACTATTCCCAGCCACGTTTATTAAGAGGAGAGTTCATGAGTTTTGAAATTATCGGAGGAAATTACAGTAACAATGGTAAAGACGGTGTTCATATCAGCGGCCAGTCAGGTGGACGTATTGAAGGTGTAATCGCCAGCAACAACAGGGGCAACGGTATAGGTATCGGAGCAGCAAAACCTACAACCATCGATGATGAAACCAGGAAGTTGGTAGAAGCGCTGGTAGAAGCGCTCGAGCAAAAAGATAAGTCAGAGATCAAAAAAGTTTTTGGTTACATAGCTGACAAGAGTGTTGATTTAGCAGTTGCAGTTGTTGCCGGTAAAATTATAGGGCCTGGAAACTAATTACCGCAGCCAAAGTAATGCTCTTTCACGCATGTCATTCTGATATAATGTAAGTATGAATTCGCCCATGAAAAAAAGAGAAAGAACAGTCAAACGAGCCATTGCTAATCAAAAGCTTGAAGGGCTGAAAGTATCCCGGGAGTCGCGCGCGATTGCCAAAAAGTATGTAACGGGCAAGGCTTCGGCTAAAGCTGCAGCATCTAAAATAAGGGCACGCTATGGGAGCCACTAGATGGGTCATGTCGACCCGTATTTCAATGAGACAATCGGAGACCTAAGAAATCTACTCGGCGCAAAATCCTCTAAAGAACTCCGAGAGCTTGAACCACAGATTGTTTTCGCTAACGAGTTAGAGATTGAAGCAATAGACGTTCCTCGAACCAATGACTTGGCTGAGCTACTACTCCTCCACAAACAGTTGTTCAAAGGTGTTTACGACTGGGCCGGAAAGATCAGAACCGTAGATATCAAGAAAGACGATGAGAGCGCAGAATACTTCTTGCCAGTCTCTAGGATAAATCATGCCGCTACCTTCGTTTTTACGGAACTTGTCAAAGAAGACTCCCTAAAAGGACTCGCACAGCCGCAGTTCACGCAGCGGCTTGCGTATTTCTATGACCAGCTCAACTACATTCATCCGTTTCGCGAGGGCAATGGCCGTGCACAACGCACATTCTGGAACAGGGTAGCAAAAGACGCAGGGTACGAAATAGCCTGGGATCTAGTGGTGGGCGATGAAAATGACGAAGCGTCCCGGCTGGGGGCAGAAGATATGGACTTAGGCGGCCTAGAGAAAATGTTCAAAAGAATTGTGCGCCTTCTTTCTTAAATACAGAAGTAGCAAATTCGAATCCTGCCGCCCCAGCCATACAAAGAGTCCAGTAGGTCTGAGCTTTTGTATTCACATACTGTTTGATATCAATCGTGTGATCGATTAGCGAATATGCTATGATTACAGACTTAAAGGGATATAAAAACATGTCTTTAGAAGCTCCAGCACCAGCAGAAGCTCCAGGCTTTGATGGGCCTAATGAGCCACTGGGATTCGGCACAGTAGCCGACGAAGTTGAGGCGTTTCTTGAAAGCTTTCTTGAAAAAGAGGCTTTACTTACAAGCCAGGTTAATACAACCGAGCCACTCGCAGAGTATCTTGCCAGACAATCTCCTGAATCATTCATAGGGGATCTGCCTACACGACCTATTATAGACGCTGACCCGACTGCCAGTCCGACACCATCTATGACTCCAGATCCCAACGGCAGCAGTTATGCCGACTCTTGGAGCAATGACGCAGATTAAGCAAAATGGCTAAAAAGTGCATCTTATTCGCAGCTGACTCGCTGGACCCAAACTGCAAGCTAGTAGCCAACGCCCTTAAAAGGCGTACCCCGGACTACAAGATAGTGACATTTGAAGCAGACAAGGTGGCAGACGGAAGCACACCTTTGCATATTTCTGTAGGAGAGGATGGCATTTTGCGTGTCAAATATAACGGCACTGCTCTTAAGCTAGATCAAGTTAGGGCAGCTTGGTATCGGCGTCCGCGTGGGTATGAATATTGGCTGGTAAAGTATCGTGATTCACTCGAACGCAACCAGCGCCTTATCCAAAATTCATTGTGGCAAGAGATTCCAGAAGAGAGATGGCTAAACTCCTACCAACGAATCGCTACAGCAGAACATAAGCTATCCCAGCTAAAAGTGGCCAAGCAGGTGGGATTTGTTATTCCTAAAACTATTATAGCCAACCACTGGACTGCTATAGAGGATGAGCTGCCTGAATCAGTCGTCTTTAAACTACCCATATGCCAATTAGAAAATAGCCGTGCCCGGCAAGTGATAGCTACCACACCGTATAAAAATCCGCAGTCGCTACCAAAGAAAAGCAATCCCTTTCCCGGACTCTGGCAGCAACATCTGACCAAAGCACGCGAATGGAGAGTGATAGTGGTGGGAGATCACCTGTTTGCGGGAGCAATCTACACAGCAGATAAGGCAAAAGACGATTGGCGTTGGCATATGCTAAAAGCCGATGATTCAGTAAGATTTGAAAAATCACACTTTCCCAAAACTCTACAGAGGGCATGTTTTAATTATCTGAAACATTTTAATTTAAGGTACGGCGCATTTGATTTTGTAGAAGATCATGACGGCACAGTTACCTTTCTGGAATGCAACCCCAACGGGCAGTACGGCGAGTTAGAGAATTTTCTAGGTTTTCGCATTACAGAGGCGGTTGCAGACGAACTTATAAGAATAGCCGAGGAGTCTTAGAGTAAGAGGCCCATCCTGATATTCTCGGCTGGCACGCTCTTCATTTGAAGCTGTCTCTTCTTGTGGTCGGTGTAGCTGCGAACCCGGCTACAACGCCAGCAGAAACCGAGCCAGTTTGGCTCAGTTTCTGCTGGAGTGTTAGTGTTCCTAGATTATTACATCATCTAAAATTACCACGCATCATTGCATATGCGCCAGATAATGGGGCTATCATTGCAAATCGCATCGATTGCTTGCCAGGTGCAATACCCGGTAATACCATCTGGGGTGAGTCCCACCCAGGTTTGGATAACAGGTGAGAGGACGTTCGAATTTGAGTATCTTTTTTTGATTTGTATTTCGTATCTGCTGCACGGGTTCAAATCTTTTATGCCTGCAAGCTGGCGATGCAAAGCGCATGAAGATCTTTGACAGCCCCAACCCTACGTCGCCGTTACTAGACCAGCATCGGCGAATTGCCCTATGATAATTTGTGCTTGTTCTGGCTCTACAATGGGACGTTTCCTGGTTTGCGTGTGAGGTTGGCCCGCCATAAGAAATAACGATTGCTGGCTCTCGTCCCTGACATCCTCTGACCAGATGTCGGTATAGATAACCCTGTGAGTTAGAAGGGCTTTAGGTAGTAGCTTTATTTTCGGCAACTCTAAAAAATTCCTTGGAATAGGCCGAAAAACAGAGTCATAAAGTCATTTTAAATCCCGTAGACTGATACGCGACCGATGGATATACTATGCGGGCGAAGTCACCATGACGACGCATCCGCAGACATGTGCTGCATGGCGCGTGTCGCTCAGAAGAGGAGACTGTTTTGTCAACACTTCGAAGAGGAGCCGCAGCAATCGCGGTCCTGCTGGTGGCGCTGGTGGGCGTGAGCGTGCTCACGGCTGGTACCGCTGGGGCATCACCCCCGCGATACTCCGGCATCTACGCCGGCCCTGGGGGGTACCCCAAGACGGGGTACTACGACACCCAGGCCGGCGTGACGGCAACGTGCCAGGTGCAGGACAGCGGTGGCGACACCACGTACCTGCGGATCACGTGGGCGGGTATTACCGGCTACGCCGCCGAGACCCCGTTCGATGGGGTCACCTGGAGCTCGAGCACGCCGCTGTGCACACCGCCGTCGGCGACCTGTGTCGCTTCGGGGTTTCAGAACTCCATTGTGCAGTACCACAACTCGTCCGGGGGGCAGAACACCTCCTGGTACGTCGGTGAGGACTGCCTCCGGCGGTGGATCCAGAACATCGACGTGTTCTGGTGTCTACGGTTCCAGGGCATTCCCGACCATGGCGAGCAGAGCGCTGCCACACTGGACTCGCTTCCGGACCTCAACGGGGTCTGGGCGAAGTGCGTGGCGTAGTCGCATGTAGCAGGTGACCTTCGTGGTCGCCGCCTGGGCGGGTCCTGGCCACAAGCCGTAGCCAGGACCCGCCGGGCATTTGGTGGTTTGTTCTTCGGGCTTCTCCGAACCACCACCACACAACGCCTCAGAGAAGCCCGCATTCTACTTTTTGCCTAAACCCACCCCGAGAATTATGCAATCATACAGATTGATATAGGCATCAAGGCACTTTAAAAAGTTTGGAATAAGTTACATGTCTCCAGCCAAGCATAAACACATAAGGACTTCTCAAATTGAGTCTTTTTGTTTTGATATACTGGGTTTATGAGCTTGACGCATGTAGACCTACAAGAAATACGCAAAATTGTTGAAGAAACAGTTAATCCAATTAAGGGCGAGCTAAGTGCTCTTGGAAACGATATCAAAGAAATATACGACATGCTCGCCGAACCCAAATAATGAAAGCCTTCAAAGATTAAGTCTTGAGAAAAAAGATACTAAAGTTTCATGCAGAGTTAGTTGAAGCAGCCAAACAAGCTGGGGTTACTCTACCCAGCCACTAGCACCTGGAGCTCGAAACCTCTCGTCCCATTGTCCAGTCTGGTCTAAAATACCCTAGAGCATGAGTAAACTCAGCATTATTGCAGACACTACTAAGCCTATTAAGCGGGTGAGACGCTTGATCGGCGGAAAACATTACTGGGTTCATTACTATAGTGATGAGAACTTTCAGAAGGCAGGCTATAGCTTGTTCGGCTACACCTACAAACGGGAGATATATGTTCGCCTTCATCTCCCACCTAAGGTCGAAGCCCACATACTCATTCATGAGGCATACCATGCCAGAGACAAAAGAACTTGGCTCGGCAATGTGGGCAAGGAACTGCGCGCAAGCGCCTATGCGACTATCCATAACCCTACCGGATTTTTGGCAACGCTCATTCACAGCCTGAACAAACAACGCATCAGAACATACTGGCGACTTTATATAACCCATAACTAAATTTGTAAAAGTCTGGGGACTAGGGAGCAAATCCCCAGCCAAACTTATTTCAATTTATTGATCCAGCCATGCCTACCTCCACTATATAGACATAACTGATTAACCGAATCTCATCACAAACAATTCGGTCCAATAAAGTAAGGGCGCGTGCATGTATTCATATCTAGCACACCGAGATACAGACGTGTTATCCCTATCTGTTCTGAAGCTCGGTCTTTAGGATTCATGTCACTATGATATAAGAGAATCCATCAAAGCAGTATGAAGATATCCTTATCCCAGGCAGCCATGCTTCAAAAATCGGGCACTCTGCCAAGACACAACTACAAGGAATGTCCAGACTAGGCCAGGAGTCCGCGGGGCGCTACAATGACCCGGTAATAGTAAGGGCAAGTCAGTGCCAGGGCTTCGCAGCCCGGCGCTAGAAGTGCCTTATCCCCTTTAAGGGGGCGTTTTTAATAATCATTTCCGGACCCCGGGAGTATTGTAGCTGTAGCCGAAAAATCAGGCGGATTGGCGCATAGTGCAAGACTCGAGCAAAACCATAACAAAAGGAAGTTTCTGACATGAAAATATCTCGCCAAGATGCGTGGGATAAGGTACGCGAGTGGCTTGCTAGATATTTGCCAGCCGAAATAACTGGTACTATCACGGCCCTTGGCGGCTTTTGGATAGCCTACCAGACTACTGGTTCTCTGGCCGTGGCAGCTGTTTGTGGCACCATTGGCGAAAACGTTGGATATTATGGGGTTATTTCATTACGAGAGGTGCTGCGGTATTGGCAGAGTCATCATCATCACGCGCGTTTGAAGCGTCTATGGCTGACCGGCGTGCACACTATCCGGGACATGCTGGTCGAATTTGGCACAGCCGAGATTTTAGATAGCTTTGTTGTTCGCCCCGGCCTGTTCTATTTATTGCCCACAACATTTAGTAACCACAAGGCCGTGGCGCTTATTGCAGCCAAGCTGGTTGCCGACCTGGTGTTTTATACCTTTGCCATTATTGGGTATGAGGTCCGCAAAAAGTTCCTCCCCAGAAAATAAATCACCAGAAAGAGTCTAAGCCATGACCGATACCTTTAGCCCGCAAGCCATCAAGTCCCATGACTACCCCACACCCTTTCTAATGCTAGACCTAGACAGGGTAGAGAAAGCCTACCGTGTTTTTGCGGATCTGCTACCGGATGTGGACATTCACTATGCCGTCAAATGCAATCCTGACGCCCGTATTCTCCGACGCCTTCATACATTGGGGTGCAAGTTCGAGATTGCTTCCTACAACGAACTCGAGCGGCTTATAGCCGAAGGTGTGGTGCCGGCTGATGTCCTGTTTAGCAACCCAGTTAAGGTGCCGTCGCATATCGATCGGGCGCATGACAGAGGGCTGCACCGCTTCAGCTTTGACAGTCAGGCCGAACTAGATAAGATTACCCAGCAAGCACCGGGCGCTGCGGTATTCGTGCGGATTCAGACTGTGGCAGCCGATAGTCTGGTGCCTTGCGAAGGCAAGTTTGGAATAGGCAACTCCGAGGCGCTACGACTCATGAAATATGCTAAGCGTGTTGGCCTCAAGCCTTACGGCATCGCCTTCCACGTAGGGTCGCTCATGCACAAAGCCAACGCCTGGGATGCGGCCATTGCCAATGCAAGCGATCTCATGCGGCAACTACAAAAGATAGGGATTACAATCGAAATGCTGGACCTAGGCGGTGGTTTCCCGGCTAACTACGGCGTCAAAGTGCCTAGCATGAAGACATTTGCACGCAATATCAAAGCCGCGCTGGCTCAGCACGTACCTTACGACGTCCAAATCGTTATCGAGCCAGGCCGTGGTATGGTAGGCGACGCTGGGGTAATGGTCGCGACCGTCATTGGCGTAGCGACACGTTGTGACAAGCGGTGGATCCACCTAGACGTGGGCGCCTTTAACGGCATGATGGAAGCCCTAGAGACACAAAACACTCTGATATTTCCGCTGAGCGACTCCAGAAACAGCCCCAATAAGAGTCTGTGCCATCTGACCGGGCCAACTTGCGACAGCCAGGATACGATACTGCTTGATATTGAACTGTCAGACAACTTACGCATAGGCGACAGGGTTTTTATCCATACCGCTGGCGCTTACACTACCAGCTATGCTTCTACCTTTAATGACTTTTCGCTGCCTGATGTCTATTGCATCAACGAATAGTGGTCAATGCCATACCCTTACTGCTCGACCTTAGTATCGCCCCCGTCAGCGTCAGCTTGATCGCTTTTATCGCGTACTTCTTCAAGTCGATTGCCGGCCTTGTCTTTTATGTTTTCTACTTTATTGCCGGCGTTCTGTACCGTTTCTTTGGCGTCTGCGCCCATGTCTTTTGCTTTTCGCTTCATTTCATCTAAGTCTGCCACTGAGTTCTCCTTGTTTACCCATACAGCCTAAAGACATTCCTAAGAACTTGCCGCTAAAAAACATGCAGTAGCAGATTCACGTCAAGGATCATTAATACCTTACTCTAAGGAATAGGAGGCGAAATAAGACAAGCACTGTGAGTAAAATTGTACCGGCTACAACGATGAATCGGTCTAGCTTTTCGCTGTCAACGTACTTACTTAATCCATATAGTACGAGCCCCAGAAATCCCCCGGCAGTATTCATGATTATATCTGTTGTGTCTGTTGTTCCGATTGCTACTATAAATTGCGTCAGCTCAGCAGCAAAACTAAAAAAGTATATATAAGAAAGCTTTTCCCAAAAGTTAGTTTGTTTCAGGTTGACGCCCAACAGCAGGCCAAAGGGAATAAAAACGACTAAATTATAGAGCATCTCGCTCAAATTACCCGACGAGTAAGTTGCAAATGGAATCAAGTTAAGACTTCTGGCTTGGTGGTCCAGTATTGCAGCAAAATCCAACGAAAACTTGAATAAAACTAACCACAGCAGGATTAGTAGGTATACGGCTAATAGTGTTTTAGATACTGTCTTCACTTATGGTGCGTCTGATTCTTTAGGGCAGTTTAGCCTTGTTAGCTTAAATGGAGCTGAGAAGGCTAAATTCATAGTGTCACCCTTTGTCAGTTTGTTCGTCCTTATTCCTCACGCTTAAAATACATGAGTGAAATCCAAGAGTAGCGGCCTTTTTTCGGTCATAGAGAAATACTACCGGATCAAGATGGAGTACTTTGACGATATGGGCGATGAATCGCCAAGTTGTCGTTTGACCTGTTACCCATACAGCCCAGCATCCTACCACGATGGGAAGAGCACACCGACTGGCTGAGACGGTTTGGCCACCGCCCCTAATTTTTTCCACGGTTATACGTCCTTCAGGCGACTTCTTACGCTGCTGCCATCCAGTCAAGCAAGTTTATGAATTATATATTAAAGGATACATAATTCGCCTGAAAAGATGTCATTTTTCTCACAATCACATTTGGTCCAAGTCTTTATACTTGCATTCTAGTATCTGCTCAAATCTCATCCGACTTCAAGCAGCGGAGCAATATTTTTTAGGCCAGAACGAGGCATGCAGAAGACATGAAAGAACAAGCAAGTAATCCGGAAAAATCTGCGTCTATGTTCAACACACAGGGAGGCAAGACAGAATCCCGGGCCATAGAGACTCCTTCAATCAAATTGCCCCAGGGTGGTGGGGCAATAAAAGGCATAGACGAAAAATTTTCGGTCAATGCAGTAAATGGGACAGCAGCTTTTTCTGTGCCGCTACCAGTGTCGCCCGCACGAGGCGTCACACCGGACCTGAAGCTTAGCTACAACTCTGGTGGTGGCAACGGAGTGTTTGGTTTGGGATGGGACCTGGGCCTGCCATCGATCAAACGCAAGACCAGCCAAGAATTGCCGCAGTACCTCGATGTTGCAGATTCGGACACTTTTTTATTCGCCGGGGCCGAAGATTTGGTGCCGGAGTTTCAGAAAGACCAGAGCGGTGACTTTAGCCAAGGCCCAGATGGCACCTACA is drawn from Verrucomicrobiia bacterium and contains these coding sequences:
- a CDS encoding glycosyltransferase family 4 protein, which produces MRIGLVCPYNICSGGGVQESVLAMQSELKKRGHTAYIITPLSREPCGKDHVDTLFIGTGTDLKYPFHTTAQVSASTNPEEIDDILRQHDFDILHFHEPWVPMLSRQVLGKSRSINVATFHAKLPDTVVTRTIEKVITPYTKSILKDLDSLTAVSDAAAMYVRSLTHQPVEIIPNGIDLAKYHPHRARPEPADGKMILYIGRLEKRKGVNYLLDAFAKLDDPTVRLVVAGTGPDREKLESYIKEHHISRVEFLGFVTEQKKLELLHQTDLFCSPAIYGESFGIVLLEAMATGAVAVAANNPGYVSVMKDRGMMSLVNPRDTDEFARRLQLLLYDEGLAKLWRAWAKDYVQQFDYTNVVDRYEKLYKELLKKK
- a CDS encoding alpha/beta hydrolase — its product is MARPPKNPADFIVPMNINGMQGRMMRMPAPKNKTRELLFIYGHHSSLERWWGLIQDLNQYGAITMPDLPGFGGMESLYRIGEKPDIDTMADYLATFIKLRYRRRRVTIFGLSFGFVVVTRMLQRYPDLAKRVDMLVSVVGFSHRDDFKISRWRIATGRTTARFLSHRLPALFFRNVCLHPMVLKAVYARTGGAREKFESLQGDDFRETMDFEIFLWHANDVRTHMRTLTEMLKIDNCQKQIDMPVWHVAVDADRYFDNNMVEQHMRVIFTDFYMMRSKMSNHAPSVIADKKAAAAIIPPALRKALRS
- a CDS encoding Fic family protein, whose protein sequence is MGHVDPYFNETIGDLRNLLGAKSSKELRELEPQIVFANELEIEAIDVPRTNDLAELLLLHKQLFKGVYDWAGKIRTVDIKKDDESAEYFLPVSRINHAATFVFTELVKEDSLKGLAQPQFTQRLAYFYDQLNYIHPFREGNGRAQRTFWNRVAKDAGYEIAWDLVVGDENDEASRLGAEDMDLGGLEKMFKRIVRLLS
- a CDS encoding type III PLP-dependent enzyme; the encoded protein is MTDTFSPQAIKSHDYPTPFLMLDLDRVEKAYRVFADLLPDVDIHYAVKCNPDARILRRLHTLGCKFEIASYNELERLIAEGVVPADVLFSNPVKVPSHIDRAHDRGLHRFSFDSQAELDKITQQAPGAAVFVRIQTVAADSLVPCEGKFGIGNSEALRLMKYAKRVGLKPYGIAFHVGSLMHKANAWDAAIANASDLMRQLQKIGITIEMLDLGGGFPANYGVKVPSMKTFARNIKAALAQHVPYDVQIVIEPGRGMVGDAGVMVATVIGVATRCDKRWIHLDVGAFNGMMEALETQNTLIFPLSDSRNSPNKSLCHLTGPTCDSQDTILLDIELSDNLRIGDRVFIHTAGAYTTSYASTFNDFSLPDVYCINE
- a CDS encoding VanZ family protein; this translates as MKTVSKTLLAVYLLILLWLVLFKFSLDFAAILDHQARSLNLIPFATYSSGNLSEMLYNLVVFIPFGLLLGVNLKQTNFWEKLSYIYFFSFAAELTQFIVAIGTTDTTDIIMNTAGGFLGLVLYGLSKYVDSEKLDRFIVVAGTILLTVLVLFRLLFLRVRY